The Prinia subflava isolate CZ2003 ecotype Zambia chromosome 18, Cam_Psub_1.2, whole genome shotgun sequence genome has a window encoding:
- the LOC134560011 gene encoding uncharacterized protein LOC134560011 produces MPPEQVLTPRGARRAPAPPGASPAPAAVPSEPLTRTPLPARDTAAGQGHQPCSPVCAAHTDTAAGQGHQPRSPVCAAHTDTAAGQGHQPRSPVCAAHTDTAAGQGHQPRSPVCAAHTDTAAGQGHQPRSPVCAAHTDTAAGGHRCRPGTPALLPRVCRSHGHRCRWTPLPARDSRARSPEPGRKRRHGTKQPAGRETRGEERERISWQARHESSLQSTGICCYGSAACEKGHG; encoded by the exons ATGCC CCCCGAGCAGGTGCTCACACCCCGAGGTGCCCGACGCGCTCCTGCTCCTCCCGGCGCTTCCCCTGCCCCGGCAGCGGTGCCGAGTGAGCCGCTCACACGGACACCGCTGCCGGCCAGGGACACCGCTGCCGGCCAGGgacaccagccctgctccccgGTGTGTGCCGCTCACACGGACACCGCTGCCGGCCAGGGACaccagccccgctcccccgtGTGTGCAGCTCACACGGACACCGCTGCCGGCCAGGGACaccagccccgctcccccgtGTGTGCAGCTCACACGGACACCGCTGCCGGCCAGGGACaccagccccgctcccccgtGTGTGCCGCTCACACGGACACCGCTGCCGGCCAGGGACaccagccccgctcccccgtGTGTGCCGCTCACACGGACACCGCTGCCGGTGGACACCGCTGCCGGCCAGGgacaccagccctgctcccccgTGTGTGCCGCTCACACGGACACCGCTGCCGGTGGACACCGCTGCCGGCCAGGGACAGCCGGGCCCGCTCCCCCGAGCCAGGCAGGAAACGCAGACACGGAACAAAGCAGCCGGCGGGCAGGGAGACGCGTGGGGAGGAGCGAGAGCGGATTTCTTGGCAAGCAAGACACGAATCCTCTTTGCAAAG